The nucleotide sequence CGGGGTGGTGGCCGTGGAACGGCGGCTGTACGCCACCAAGCTGGGCCGGGAGGCCCGGCAGGCCGCGGTCCGCACCGGACGGCAGTTGCTCGACCTGGCCGGCGAGGTCTACGGGACGCCGCAGCTCGAGCGGTACCGCACGCTGCACCGGGACGGTGCGGTGCGCGGCTGCCAGCCGGTCGTCGCCGGCGTCGTCCACGCGGCGAACGGCCTCACCACGCGCCAGGCGGTCACCTGCGAGCTGTTCGCCTTCGCGGCCAGCTTCGTGGGGGCGGCCCTGCGACTGCGGCTCACCGACCACCGCCGGGCCCAGGTCGTGCTGCACGGCGCCGCCCCCGTCATCGAGGAGACCGTGGCGGCGGCGCTGGACCGGGACCTGGCCGACCTCGGCGGATGCGTCCCCGTGGCCGACATCATGGCCGGCCGTCACGAGCGCGCCGAGGCACGGCTGTTCGCGAGCTAGCGCCCTGCCTGCCACCGAGAAGACACCCCCACTCCGGACAAGGAATCACCATGCACGACCCCACACAGGTCCGAGGCTCCCACCACCACCATGACCACGACGAGTTGATCCGGCGCCCGAAGGACGGCGTGCTGCGCGTCGGCATCGCCGGGCCGGTCGGCTCCGGCAAGACCGCGCTGATCGAGGCGCTCGTCCCGGTGCTGATCGCCCGCGGCCGGACTCCCGCCGTCATCACCAACGACATCTACACCACGGAGGACGCCGCCCATGTGCGGCGCACCCTGGACGGGATCCTCGCAGCGGACCGCATCGTCGGTGTCGAGACCGGAGCCTGCCCGCACACCGCGGTCCGGGACGACCCGACGATGAACCAGGCCGCGGCCGACGAGCTCCTGGAGCGCTTCCCCGAGGTGGACACGCTGCTCTTCGAGAGCGGCGGCGACAACTTGACGCTCACCTTCAGCCCGGCACTCGTCGACCTCTTCCTGTTCGTGCTGGACACCGCGGAGGGCGACAAGATGCCCCGCAAGCGGGGTCCGGGCATCACCGAGTGCGAGCTGCTCGTCATCAACAAGATCGACATCGCCCAGTATGTGCGATGCGACCTGGACCGGATGGAGTCGGACGCCCATCACGTCCGGCAGGGCCGGCCAGTGGTGCTCACCAACTCCCTGACCGGAGAGGGCCTGGACACCATC is from Streptomyces hygroscopicus and encodes:
- a CDS encoding urease accessory protein codes for the protein MPVPALLTGLQLTDSAFPSGYYTLSHGLEGYQQARAVTPRSLPALLHDLLRHSAGPADATALALTHRAVAADDWDGVVAVERRLYATKLGREARQAAVRTGRQLLDLAGEVYGTPQLERYRTLHRDGAVRGCQPVVAGVVHAANGLTTRQAVTCELFAFAASFVGAALRLRLTDHRRAQVVLHGAAPVIEETVAAALDRDLADLGGCVPVADIMAGRHERAEARLFAS
- a CDS encoding Urease accessory protein UreG, whose product is MHDPTQVRGSHHHHDHDELIRRPKDGVLRVGIAGPVGSGKTALIEALVPVLIARGRTPAVITNDIYTTEDAAHVRRTLDGILAADRIVGVETGACPHTAVRDDPTMNQAAADELLERFPEVDTLLFESGGDNLTLTFSPALVDLFLFVLDTAEGDKMPRKRGPGITECELLVINKIDIAQYVRCDLDRMESDAHHVRQGRPVVLTNSLTGEGLDTIADFLLSQEAARQIGQEAASA